A section of the Oryzias latipes chromosome 8, ASM223467v1 genome encodes:
- the zfand2a gene encoding AN1-type zinc finger protein 2A isoform X2: MEFPDLGEHCSEKTCKRLDFLPMRCDACQEIFCKDHITYANHKCTSAYKKDVQVPVCPLCNTPIPVKRGEMPDITVGDHIDRDCKSDPAQRKRKIFTNKCSKGGCKQKEMIRVTCDQCHLNYCLKHRHPLDHDCKTDGKPLSKSGHAAVTRAQGASSSASGNPRPVSNGVSTNIRAQNPAPPQRIPTSVSAQNVIPPSASFQAGLSEEQALQRALELSLADSRQAVQPTLSPQEQEDLALAQALAASEEEFRRQQQRQQVPGKLRHQ; the protein is encoded by the exons ATGGAGTTTCCTGATTTGGGAGAGCACTGCTctgaaaaaacatgcaaacgccTTG ATTTCCTTCCCATGAGATGCGACGCCTGTCAAGAGATTTTCTGCAAAGATCACATAACCTATGCAAACCACAAATGTACATCTGCTTACAAAAAG GATGTGCAGGTCCCAGTTTGCCCATTATGTAACACCCCCATCCCAGTTAAAAGAGGAGAGATGCCTGACATTACAGTCGGTGACCACATCGATCGGGACTGTAAGTCAGACCCAGCACAAAGAAAGAGAAAG atttttacaaataaatgttcTAAAGGAGGGTGTAAGCAGAAAGAAATGATTCGAGTGACATGTGACCAGTGTCATTTAAATTACTGTCTTAAACATCGACATCCACTAGATCATGATTGTAAGACTGATGGAAAGCCACTGTCCAAATCCGG ACATGCTGCTGTGACGAGAGCCCAAGGTGCTTCATCTTCTGCTTCTGGCAACCCCAGACCTGTTTCCAACGGCGTGAGCACAAACATTAGAGCTCAAAATCCTGC CCCTCCCCAGCGCATTCCTACTTCTGTTTCAGCACAGAATGTGATACCACCCTCGGCATCCTTTCAGGCCGGCCTG TCAGAGGAGCAAGCTTTACAAAGGGCTCTGGAGTTGTCTTTGGCTGATTCGAGGCAGGCGGTGCAGCCGACGCTGAG TCCTCAGGAGCAGGAGGATCTGGCTCTCGCTCAGGCTCTCGCTGCCAGTGAAGAAGAATTCAGACgccagcagcagagacaacaGGTACCCGGCAAGCTTAGGCATCAGTAG
- the zfand2a gene encoding AN1-type zinc finger protein 2A isoform X1: MEFPDLGEHCSEKTCKRLDFLPMRCDACQEIFCKDHITYANHKCTSAYKKDVQVPVCPLCNTPIPVKRGEMPDITVGDHIDRDCKSDPAQRKRKIFTNKCSKGGCKQKEMIRVTCDQCHLNYCLKHRHPLDHDCKTDGKPLSKSGHAAVTRAQGASSSASGNPRPVSNGVSTNIRAQNPAPPQRIPTSVSAQNVIPPSASFQAGLSEEQALQRALELSLADSRQAVQPTLSPQEQEDLALAQALAASEEEFRRQQQRQQGRDSKQSTCSLS; the protein is encoded by the exons ATGGAGTTTCCTGATTTGGGAGAGCACTGCTctgaaaaaacatgcaaacgccTTG ATTTCCTTCCCATGAGATGCGACGCCTGTCAAGAGATTTTCTGCAAAGATCACATAACCTATGCAAACCACAAATGTACATCTGCTTACAAAAAG GATGTGCAGGTCCCAGTTTGCCCATTATGTAACACCCCCATCCCAGTTAAAAGAGGAGAGATGCCTGACATTACAGTCGGTGACCACATCGATCGGGACTGTAAGTCAGACCCAGCACAAAGAAAGAGAAAG atttttacaaataaatgttcTAAAGGAGGGTGTAAGCAGAAAGAAATGATTCGAGTGACATGTGACCAGTGTCATTTAAATTACTGTCTTAAACATCGACATCCACTAGATCATGATTGTAAGACTGATGGAAAGCCACTGTCCAAATCCGG ACATGCTGCTGTGACGAGAGCCCAAGGTGCTTCATCTTCTGCTTCTGGCAACCCCAGACCTGTTTCCAACGGCGTGAGCACAAACATTAGAGCTCAAAATCCTGC CCCTCCCCAGCGCATTCCTACTTCTGTTTCAGCACAGAATGTGATACCACCCTCGGCATCCTTTCAGGCCGGCCTG TCAGAGGAGCAAGCTTTACAAAGGGCTCTGGAGTTGTCTTTGGCTGATTCGAGGCAGGCGGTGCAGCCGACGCTGAG TCCTCAGGAGCAGGAGGATCTGGCTCTCGCTCAGGCTCTCGCTGCCAGTGAAGAAGAATTCAGACgccagcagcagagacaacaG ggtAGAGACTCCAAACAATCCACCTGCAGCCTTTCTTAG